The Thermobifida halotolerans sequence TGGCTGGAGCGGCTGGACCGGGGAGAGCTCGACGGCCCCCTCAACGATCCCCAGAACCTCGCGGAGTTCGCCGGACGGCTGTGCTACCGCTCCTGGGAGCCGGGACTCAACCCCAACGTCACCCGGGTGCGCACCGACCAGGACGCCTACCTGTCCAACATCCTGGCCAGCATGCACGGATCGGTGCTGGAGCACGTCAGCTTCAGCTTCGTGCTGCACAACGTCTCGCGGGTGGCCACCCACGAACTCGTCCGGCACCGCCCCGGCGTGGCGGTCTCCCAGGAGTCGCTGCGCTTCGTGCGCCTGACCGACCTGCCGTTCTGGTTCCCCGACTGGGCCAGGGACGACCCCGAGCTGATGGCGCGCGCCACCGAGCTGCTGGGGCGGATGGAGGAGTTCCAGCGCTGGATGGCCGACCACTTCGGCCTGGACGAGGAGGGCGTACCCTTCGCGGTCAAGAAGCACCGCACCTCCTTCATGCGCCGCTTCGCCCCCGAGGGGGTGGCCACCGGGTTGGTGTGGACCGCCAACGTGCGCACCCTGCGCCACACCCTGGAGGTGCGCACCGCCCCCGGCGCGGAGGAGGAGATCCGCCTGGTGTTCCACAGGATCGGCGAGGTGCTGGTCAAGGAGGCCCCCGCGCTGTTCGGCGACTACACGGTCACCGACGGCGCCTGGGTGCCCGAGTGGCGCAAGGTCTGAGCCGCCGGACCCCGAGGCGTCTCACCGCCGGAGTCCGGCGGCCCGCGCCTCGGCCGCGGCGATGCCCCGGCGGCAGGCCCCGGCCACGTCGCGGTGGGCGCGCAGCCGCGCCCACAGCCCGGGCGGGCGCACCGGCTCCGCCGGACCGCCGGCCGCGTCGGCGACGGTCAGCGTCGCGCCCTCCAGGCGTCCGCGCCGGTGCCAGCGCTCCCAGACTCCGAAGTCGGGGCTGTGGTGGTGGGAGAAGACGTAGCCGTCCCCGCCCGGGGCCTCCAGCGGCTCGCCGTCGAGCCGCCGCAGCCCGATCCGTGCCCCCCGCCGGTCCGGCCACTCGGAGGCGCTCACCACGTCGACAGCCGGTCCCCGCGCGCCCGCGCGGACCAGCAGGGCGTCGGCCGCCCCGGTGCGCGTCGGCAGCGGGCGCTCCTCGGCGGCGTCGAGGAGGGTGACGAGCACGCGCGGCACCCACCACCAGTTCTCCCGGCGGGCCAGCAGTCCGCCCGCGCGCTGCCGCGTCGGCGGGTGCTTGCGGGCCTCCTGCTCCAGCAGCGCCTCGACGAAGACCTCGCCGTCCAGGTCGTGGGTGACGCGCACCGGTCCGGTGGCGGTGGCCGCGGCGGACCCGGTCGGCAGGGCGCGGGCGTCGGTGACGCTGAGCGCGGCCCGGCCGTCGGTGAGCGTGTCGGCGAGCGCGAGGTGGGCGAAGGGCAGCGCGACGCACGGATGCCCGTCCAGGACGAGCGGGACCACGGGAACGCCGACCGGACCCGCGGGGGAGAGCCAGGACAGTTCCGCGGTAACCGACCGATCCCAGATTGTGATGATGGATGTCACTAAGCTCCCTTTGTTGTGACTTGGGCCTCATGCTACCTTCGGGGGGATCTTGACTCAGTCGACCGGCGGTGTCACGGACCGTGCGCGGCGACCCCGCGCCCCGAGGCCACCGCCGCGACCGAAGGAGCGGACATGCCTGCCGTCGTCGTGCTGGTCGCCGTCTTGGCGCTCTTCGCCCTGGGATATCGGTACTACTCCACCTACCTCACCCGGCGCGTCTACGCGCTGGACCCGAACTACGTGACCCCGGCCCACCGCTACTCCGACGGGGTCGACTTCGTCCCCACCAACAAGCACGTCCTCTTCAGCCACCACTTCATCTCGGTCGCCGGGGCCGCCCCGATCGTCGGTCCGGCGGTCGCGGTGTTCTGGGGCTGGGGGCCCGCACTGCTGTGGGTGCTGCTGGGCACGATCTTCGCCGCGGGTGCGCACGACCTCGGCGCGCTGGCGGTCTCGGTCCGCCACAGGGCCAAGAGCATCGGCACCCTCGCGGGCGAGGTGGTCGGCAGGCGGGCCAGCGTCCTGTTCCTGCTGATCATCTTCTTCCTGCTGACCCTGATCAACGCGGTCTTCTCCGTGGTCATCGCCAACCTGTTCGTCGCCAACCCCAGCGCGGTGCTGCCCGTGCTGGTCACCATCCCGTTGGCCATCGGCGTGGGCCAGTACGTCTACCGCACCCGCACCGCCGCGCTGCTGCCCTCGCTGGTCGTGCTGCTGCTGATCTACGCCTCCATCCCGCTGGGCCTGCTCCTCCCGATCACGCTGGACCCGCTGGCCGCGGCGGTCGGCCTGACCCCCAAGACGCTGTGGATCGTCCTGATCTTCGGCTACGCCTTCGTCGCCTCCCGGCTGCCGGTGTGGCTGCTGCTGCAGCCGCGCGACTACGTCAACCAGCAGCAGATGCTGGTGGCGCTGGCGGTGATCCTCCTCGGCGTCGCCGTCGGCCTCAACACCATCGCGGCCCCGGTGGTCAACGACGTCCCCGAGGGCTCCCCGCCGTGGTTCCCCCTGCTGTTCATCACCGTCGCCTGCGGCGCGATCTCCGGCTTCCACAGCCTGGTGGCCTCGGGAACCACCGCCAAGCAGCTCGACAAGGAGACCGACGCCCGCTACGTCGGCTACATGGGGGCGCTCGGCGAGGGCACCCTCGCGCTGTGCGCGATCCTGGCCTGCACCGCGGGGGTCGCGGCGACCCGGGCCGACTGGAACGCGCTGTACCCCGACTACGCCACCGCGTCGGGCGGCGCCACCGGCAACTTCGTCAACGGTGTGGCGGCGTTCGCCGGCAACATCGGCATCCCCGAGACCGTCGGCGTCATCTTCGCCGCCGTGGTGGTCATCAGCTTCGCCTCCACCACCATGGACACCGGCGTGCGCCTGCAGCGCTACATCATCCAGGAGATCGCCGAGATCGCCCGGATCAGGCCGCTGGCCCGCAACCTCACGCTGGCGACCTCGGTCGCGGTGGTCGTGCCGCTGGCCCTGGCGCTGATTCCCGGAGACTTCGCGTTCGGCACCCTGTGGCAGCTGTTCGGCACCACCAACCAGCTCACCGCCGGACTGGCGCTGGCCGTCATCGCCGTGTGGGTCACCAAGAACAGCCGCAACCCGCTCGCGGTACTCGTTCCGCTGGTGTTCCTGCTGGTGATGACCTCCTGGGCGCTGGTGGTCAACCTGGTCCGCTTCGCCACCGCCGCCGACCCGGTGC is a genomic window containing:
- a CDS encoding carbon starvation CstA family protein; protein product: MPAVVVLVAVLALFALGYRYYSTYLTRRVYALDPNYVTPAHRYSDGVDFVPTNKHVLFSHHFISVAGAAPIVGPAVAVFWGWGPALLWVLLGTIFAAGAHDLGALAVSVRHRAKSIGTLAGEVVGRRASVLFLLIIFFLLTLINAVFSVVIANLFVANPSAVLPVLVTIPLAIGVGQYVYRTRTAALLPSLVVLLLIYASIPLGLLLPITLDPLAAAVGLTPKTLWIVLIFGYAFVASRLPVWLLLQPRDYVNQQQMLVALAVILLGVAVGLNTIAAPVVNDVPEGSPPWFPLLFITVACGAISGFHSLVASGTTAKQLDKETDARYVGYMGALGEGTLALCAILACTAGVAATRADWNALYPDYATASGGATGNFVNGVAAFAGNIGIPETVGVIFAAVVVISFASTTMDTGVRLQRYIIQEIAEIARIRPLARNLTLATSVAVVVPLALALIPGDFAFGTLWQLFGTTNQLTAGLALAVIAVWVTKNSRNPLAVLVPLVFLLVMTSWALVVNLVRFATAADPVQAFLLAPLDAVIFVLALWLIVEAALALRRAWAARAERPAAEGAEAGAAEEKSTDTAEAGDR
- the thyX gene encoding FAD-dependent thymidylate synthase; translated protein: MKSVEPEVHLVARPQLDYDEIARYLADVGGSGWLERLDRGELDGPLNDPQNLAEFAGRLCYRSWEPGLNPNVTRVRTDQDAYLSNILASMHGSVLEHVSFSFVLHNVSRVATHELVRHRPGVAVSQESLRFVRLTDLPFWFPDWARDDPELMARATELLGRMEEFQRWMADHFGLDEEGVPFAVKKHRTSFMRRFAPEGVATGLVWTANVRTLRHTLEVRTAPGAEEEIRLVFHRIGEVLVKEAPALFGDYTVTDGAWVPEWRKV